A single region of the Vespula pensylvanica isolate Volc-1 chromosome 8, ASM1446617v1, whole genome shotgun sequence genome encodes:
- the LOC122630889 gene encoding protein arginine N-methyltransferase 9-like isoform X5 translates to MRAIPYLKKALRVDPTFLPAERNLQNAHSMAVARWHFPMLNDKQRNNAFAQAIHKRISEGYDTVLDVGTGTGLLSLYAKDAGAKKIYACEYSTVMVNIAKDVFERNNAKDIKLIPKLSSNLRIPDDIPERLKLIVTETFDAGLFGELIIPSMISAHKNILSKDGMVIPMRATLYMAAVECEYIRYRSSVLFNKIKEECSLSFDNVLIIPDDEYYDTENLENVKINHITEPQVLLHVNFNDIYELQEFAKDGIKAIRCVKCRYDSIIDGLVTWFKLHLDEEIVIDTSEANSCWQLAVFPTIPAVCKEGDNLTIKTEVHNGKLKCSYTLSTFKSDIDSKCTYRLPREIIMFLNDLEYIKSLIQISKSHETRKLNCILDTSPFPIYGLMQLKKNKHSEILYYESSNLILCHLVEQIIKENEIQGTAYAVSDYRQIQHPVDIILFHNFDMKGELKDWGQDSCHELFSYLLKPEGIILPEKVFLMGQLIFSEDLPKIVSVKDANIQWEKNTTNKSNFHKHNEYINIVTNIKNRYSSYKIAEYINEYKIDQIFDLNLSLYSYIPLSEVHTLIEIRENEKTQSVVNFRKIGNNNKQLYPNALICWYKIELTSDHVHYTKRNDSFMNHMALVLEDELQNMIQADNEVKIKIQQVKGLLSQTMLLQLLNLKLKLFYILTRIIFPLLYIIEEFYLY, encoded by the exons ATGAGAGCAATACCTTATTTGAAAAAAGCCTTGAGAGTTGATCCTACTTTTCTACCTGCAGAACGAAATTTGCAAAATGCACATAGTATGGCTGTAGCTAGATGGCACTTTCCAATGTTGAACGATAAGCAAAGAAATAATGCATTTGCACAAGCAATACATAAAAGAATTTCTGAAGGCTATGACACCGTTTTAGATGTAGGAACTGGCACAGGTCTTCTAAGCTTATATGCGAAAGATGCAGGAGCcaaaaaaatttatgcatGTGAATATTCAACAGTAATGGTTAACATAGCAAAAGATGTATTTGAGCGCAATAAtgcaaaagatataaaattgataccTAAGCTTTCTTCAAATCTTAGAATACCAGATGATATTCCAGAAAG attGAAATTGATAGTAACTGAAACATTTGATGCTGGTTTGTTTGGGGAATTAATAATACCATCTATGATTAGTGcacacaaaaatattttaagtaaaGATGGTATGGTTATACCTATGAGAGCCACTCTTTACATGGCTGCTGTTGAATGTGAATATATCCGATACAGGTCATcagttttatttaacaaaataaaagaagaatgctCTCTTAGTTTTGATAATGTGCTTATAATACCAGACGATGAATATTATGATAcagaaaatcttgaaaatgttaaaatcaaTCATATAACAGAACCACAAGTATTATTAcatgttaattttaatgatatatatgaattacaaGAATTTGCAAAAGATGGCATAAAAGCTATACGATGTGTCAAATGCAGATATGATAGTATTATAGATGGATTGGTAACTTGGTTCAAATTACATCTTGATGAAGAAATCGTAATAGATACATCAGAAGCAAATTCTTGTTGGCAACTGGCTGTATTTCCAACAATTCCAGCAGTCTGTAAAGAAGGTGATAACTTAACAATTAAGACTGAAGTACATAATGGAAAACTAAAGTGTTCTTACACATTAAGCACATTTAAATCTGATATTGATTCTAAATGTACATATCGTTTAccaagagaaataataatgttccTTAATGatcttgaatatattaaatctcTTATTCAAATTAGCAAATCTCATGAAACTAGgaaattaaattgtattttgGATACCTCACCATTTCCTATCTATGGTTTGAtgcaattgaaaaaaaataaacatagtgaaattttatattatgaaagTAGTAATTTAATACTTTGTCATCTTGttgaacaaattattaaagaaaatgaaatccaAGGTACAGCTTATGCTGTATCTGATTATCGTCAAATTCAACACCCTGTAGATATCatactttttcataattttgatatGAAGGGAGAATTAAAAGATTGGGGCCAAGATAGTTGTCATGAACTTTTCAG CTATTTATTAAAACCAGAAGGCATTATATTACCAGAGAAAGTATTTTTGATGGGACAACTTATATTCTCAGAAGATTTACCTAAAATAGTATCTGTGAAAGATGCAAATATTCAGTGggaaaaaaatacaacgaataaatcaaattttcataag cataatgaatatattaatattgtgacaaacattaaaaatagatattcaaGTTATAAGATTGcagaatatattaatgaatataag ATAGATCAAATATTTGACTTAAATTTAAGTCTGTATTCTTATATACCTTTATCTGAAGTACATacattaatagaaataagagaaaatgaaaaaacgcAATCTGTtgtaaattttagaaaaataggcaataataataagcaaTTATATCCAAATGCTCTTATTTGTTGGTATAAAATTGAACTTACATCAGATCATGTAcattatacaaaaagaaatgattcttTTATGAATCACATGGCATTAGTGTTAGAGGATGAATTGCAAAATATGATTCAAGCAGATAATGAAGTAAAGATTAAAATACAACAAGTCAAAGGTCTA CTCTCTCAAACAATGCTTTTGCAGCTTCTGAATTTAAAGCTGAAACTCTTCTACATCTTAACGCGTATAATATTTCCTCTTCTGTATATAATCGAGGAGTTTTATCTATATTAG
- the LOC122631333 gene encoding polycomb protein Sfmbt-like, with amino-acid sequence MLKSLAIILDVCMNLVYASIPGMPELGMVWMGDMMVHGEPTHELMLDPRQSESPFFSHGSHAYEDLRNHQIAPTAMVRYLAPQYSNECSEPDETMETMDTQEMQQEYDSQSERQEMSEYLTLEDYMADEDREQVVSNVATQTTHDGSPLLRNRKIKPIKHPGLILKTPIAYQPHTDLNFIPIRKDGIAVCEKCGAIGVKHAFYTKERRFCSRACARSSEHTASTADSTYSPSYPVEPTTAMNAKSPTNTKSAKDIIKKEIELSEPIKEEEEKVIAEPVMPEDLPVRRKRTAEMAGSYDWTPHLVEPGFCAAPVSCFKHAPISEIWDNITVGMKVEVENTDCDEVCEAFPDSFWVATVLRISGYRALLRYEGFGHNADKDFWVSLCSNDIHPVGWCATIGKPLIPPNTIANKYKDWKDFLRRRLTGARTLTTNFYNKVNDSMKSRFRCGLHLEVVDKNRISQVKVATIQKIVGKRLHVRYYDSPPEDNGFWCHEDSPLIHPVGWAKRVGQSLDAYPEYLERVSKVKLCEDDATDGLFHVPKNHHLHLGYTFREGMKIEAIDPLNLSAICAATIMQVLKEDYIMIRIDSYDEDASGADWFCYHSCSPCIFPIGFCSQHGLPLTPPKGYDSTTFTWDTYLIETNTIPAPVQLFNREIPQHGFIEGMRLEAADLMDPRLVCVATITRVIGRLLRVHFDGWEDEYDQWLDCQSPDIYPVGWCDLVDHKLEGPRVLTKHTSPTVKSPRGLKRKAKRKLKKGSKVSCAKNILPRHSERISMARERERELEPAQGTKIERERDLESLPEQGSREPEPAEEPAGPDQTLPSPTSGQGQALSDTQSDVQSPPPPKERTATSYINVTSANTKYIPRLADVVPKGSDCGDLVPSEWNVFDVAQFLRVNDCATYCDNFSKRKIDGKTLLNLTKDQIINLTGFKVGPSLKIFDLIQQLKIKVNPAQERLKLGLKKLL; translated from the exons ATGTTAAAATCACTCGCTATAATATTGGATGTTTGTATGAATCTAGTTTATGCTTCCATCCCTGGAATGCCAGAACTAGGGATGGTATGGATGGGAGATATGATGGTACATGGAGAACCTACACACGAGCTTATGTTAGACCCTCGTCAAAGTGAAAGTCCATTCTTTTCTCATGGCTCTCATGCATATGAGGATCTTAGAAATCATCAAATTGCTCCTACAGCAATGGTACGATACTTAGCACCGCAATATTCTAACGAATGTTCAGAACCTGATGAAACCATGGAAACTATGGATACACAAGAGATGCAACAA gaaTATGACTCACAATCAGAAAGACAAGAAATGAGTGAATATTTAACGCTAGAAGATTATATGGCTGACGAGGATAGAGAACAGGTAGTAAGTAACGTAGCAACTCAAACTACTCATGACGGTTCACCGTTGCTACGAAATCGGAAAATAAAGCCTATAAAACATCCTGGCCTTATTTTAAAAACACCGATTGCTTATCAACCACATACTGATTTAAACTTCATTCCTATTCGTAAAGATGGCATAG CTGTATGCGAAAAATGTGGTGCTATAGGAGTAAAACATGCATTCTATACAAAAGAACGAAGATTTTGTAGTAGAGCATGTGCACGTTCTTCAGAACATACTGCTTCCACTGCTGATTCAACTTATAGCCCATCATATCCAGTAGAACCAACAACAGCTATGAATGCTAAGTCTCCTACTAATACAAAATCTGCGAAAGAT ataataaaaaaagaaatagaattgaGCGAACctatcaaagaagaagaagagaaagttaTAGCAGAACCTGTAATGCCAGAAGATTTACcagtacgaagaaaaagaactgcAGAAATGGCTGGTTCTTATGACTGGACACCACATTTGGTTGAACCTGGATTTTGTGCTGCACCAGTATCTTGTTTTAAACAT GCACCTATATCCGAAATATGGGATAACATAACAGTGGGTATGAAAGTTGAAGTTGAAAATACTGACTGTGACGAAGTATGTGAAGCTTTTCCAGACTCTTTTTGGGTTGCAACTGTATTACGTATATCTGGATATAGAGCTTTGCTAAGGTATGAAGGATTTGGCCATAATGCGGATAAAGATTTTTGGGTATCACTTTGTTCTAACGACATTCACCCTGTTGGTTGGTGTGCTACAATCGGAAAACCACTTATACCACCAAACA CAATTGCTAATAAGTACAAAGACTGGAAGGACTTTTTAAGGAGACGATTAACCGGTGCAAGGACATTAACAACTAATTTCTACAATAAAGTTAATGACAGTATGAAATCTCGCTTTAGATGCGGGCTTCATTTAGAAGTCGTAGATAAAAACAGAATTTCCCAAGTTAAAGTAGCTACAATACAGAAGATTGTTGGTAAGCGATTGCACGTGAGATATTATGATTCGCCACCCGAAGATAATGGTTTCTGGTGTCATGAAGACTCTCCTCTTATACATCCTGTTGGTTGGGCAAAGAGAGTAGGGCAATCGTTGGATGCATATCCCGAATATCTAGAACGTGTTTCAAAAGTAAAATTGTGCGAAGATGATGCTACAGATGGTCTTTTTCATGTGCCAAAGAATCATCATCTCCACCTTGGATATACCTTTagagaaggaatgaaaatAGAAGCTATTGATCCACTTAATCTTTCTGCTATCTGTGCGGCCACAATTATGCAAGTTCtaaaagaagattatattATGATTCGTATCGATAGCTATGACGAAGATGCAAGTGGTGCTGATTGGTTTTGCTATCATTCATGTTCTCCCTGTATCTTTCCAATTGGGTTTTGTTCTCAGCATGGCCTACCACTTACACCACCAAAAGGTTATGATTCAACCACGTTTACATGGGATACATATTTGATAGAAACAAACACGATACCAGCACCTGTACAGTTATTTAACAgg GAAATACCGCAACATGGATTCATCGAAGGTATGAGGCTTGAAGCTGCTGATTTGATGGACCCTAGATTAGTATGTGTTGCTACCATTACCAGAGTGATCGGTCGGTTGTTAAGGGTACATTTTGATGGTTGGGAGGATGAATATGATCAATGGTTAGATTGTCAAAGTCCAGATATTTATCCAGTTGGTTGGTGTGATCTTGTGGATCATAAATTAGAGGGGCCCCGTGTACTCACTAAACACACTAGTCCTACTG TAAAATCACCAAGAGGCCTTAAACGTAAAGCTaagagaaaactaaaaaaaggaagcaagGTATCTTGCGCAAAAAATATACTACCTCGTCACAGCGAACGCATTAGTATGGCACGTGAACGTGAACGAGAATTAGAACCAGCACAAGGCACAAAAATTGAACGAGAACGTGATCTTGAGAGTTTACCGGAACAAGGAAGTAGAGAGCCGGAACCGGCAGAAGAACCCGCTGGTCCTGATCAAACTTTACCTAGTCCAACAAGTGGGCAAGGTCAAGCATTGAGCGATACACAAAGTGATGTGCAAAGTCCTCCACCACCCAAAGAGAGAACTGCAACAtcatatattaat GTAACTTCAgcaaatacaaaatatattccaaGGTTAGCAGATGTTGTTCCAAAGGGTTCAGATTGTGGTGATTTGGTACCATCCGAATGGAATGTTTTTGACGTTGCTCAATTTCTCCGTGTCAATGATTGTGCAACATACTGTGACAATTTTAGCAAACGCAAAATTGATGGAAAGACTTTGCTAAATCTTACAAAGGACCAAATAATAAACCTAACAGGTTTCAAAGTTGGAccttctttaaaaatttttgatctTATTCagcaattaaaaatcaaagtaaATCCAGCTCAGGAAAGATTGAAACTAGGactgaaaaaattattataa
- the LOC122630889 gene encoding protein arginine N-methyltransferase 9-like isoform X3, translated as MEVEVKDIIEKSLKKAKDHDSLGHVGKAYAYYTVVAELCSPKRAEIEEAFTDVLCEWCMQLELNNRFSDLLLCYKHSLDIYPNNPRMLNNFAAHLLRNNDPMRAIPYLKKALRVDPTFLPAERNLQNAHSMAVARWHFPMLNDKQRNNAFAQAIHKRISEGYDTVLDVGTGTGLLSLYAKDAGAKKIYACEYSTVMVNIAKDVFERNNAKDIKLIPKLSSNLRIPDDIPERLKLIVTETFDAGLFGELIIPSMISAHKNILSKDGMVIPMRATLYMAAVECEYIRYRSSVLFNKIKEECSLSFDNVLIIPDDEYYDTENLENVKINHITEPQVLLHVNFNDIYELQEFAKDGIKAIRCVKCRYDSIIDGLVTWFKLHLDEEIVIDTSEANSCWQLAVFPTIPAVCKEGDNLTIKTEVHNGKLKCSYTLSTFKSDIDSKCTYRLPREIIMFLNDLEYIKSLIQISKSHETRKLNCILDTSPFPIYGLMQLKKNKHSEILYYESSNLILCHLVEQIIKENEIQGTAYAVSDYRQIQHPVDIILFHNFDMKGELKDWGQDSCHELFSYLLKPEGIILPEKVFLMGQLIFSEDLPKIVSVKDANIQWEKNTTNKSNFHKHNEYINIVTNIKNRYSSYKIAEYINEYKIDQIFDLNLSLYSYIPLSEVHTLIEIRENEKTQSVVNFRKIGNNNKQLYPNALICWYKIELTSDHVHYTKRNDSFMNHMALVLEDELQNMIQADNEVKIKIQQVKGLLSQTMLLQLLNLKLKLFYILTRIIFPLLYIIEEFYLY; from the exons TAGATTTTCTGATCTTCTGTTATGTTATAAACATTCTTTAGATATTTATCCAAATAATCCACGTATGCTAAATAATTTTGCAGCGCATCTTCTAAG GAATAACGATCCTATGAGAGCAATACCTTATTTGAAAAAAGCCTTGAGAGTTGATCCTACTTTTCTACCTGCAGAACGAAATTTGCAAAATGCACATAGTATGGCTGTAGCTAGATGGCACTTTCCAATGTTGAACGATAAGCAAAGAAATAATGCATTTGCACAAGCAATACATAAAAGAATTTCTGAAGGCTATGACACCGTTTTAGATGTAGGAACTGGCACAGGTCTTCTAAGCTTATATGCGAAAGATGCAGGAGCcaaaaaaatttatgcatGTGAATATTCAACAGTAATGGTTAACATAGCAAAAGATGTATTTGAGCGCAATAAtgcaaaagatataaaattgataccTAAGCTTTCTTCAAATCTTAGAATACCAGATGATATTCCAGAAAG attGAAATTGATAGTAACTGAAACATTTGATGCTGGTTTGTTTGGGGAATTAATAATACCATCTATGATTAGTGcacacaaaaatattttaagtaaaGATGGTATGGTTATACCTATGAGAGCCACTCTTTACATGGCTGCTGTTGAATGTGAATATATCCGATACAGGTCATcagttttatttaacaaaataaaagaagaatgctCTCTTAGTTTTGATAATGTGCTTATAATACCAGACGATGAATATTATGATAcagaaaatcttgaaaatgttaaaatcaaTCATATAACAGAACCACAAGTATTATTAcatgttaattttaatgatatatatgaattacaaGAATTTGCAAAAGATGGCATAAAAGCTATACGATGTGTCAAATGCAGATATGATAGTATTATAGATGGATTGGTAACTTGGTTCAAATTACATCTTGATGAAGAAATCGTAATAGATACATCAGAAGCAAATTCTTGTTGGCAACTGGCTGTATTTCCAACAATTCCAGCAGTCTGTAAAGAAGGTGATAACTTAACAATTAAGACTGAAGTACATAATGGAAAACTAAAGTGTTCTTACACATTAAGCACATTTAAATCTGATATTGATTCTAAATGTACATATCGTTTAccaagagaaataataatgttccTTAATGatcttgaatatattaaatctcTTATTCAAATTAGCAAATCTCATGAAACTAGgaaattaaattgtattttgGATACCTCACCATTTCCTATCTATGGTTTGAtgcaattgaaaaaaaataaacatagtgaaattttatattatgaaagTAGTAATTTAATACTTTGTCATCTTGttgaacaaattattaaagaaaatgaaatccaAGGTACAGCTTATGCTGTATCTGATTATCGTCAAATTCAACACCCTGTAGATATCatactttttcataattttgatatGAAGGGAGAATTAAAAGATTGGGGCCAAGATAGTTGTCATGAACTTTTCAG CTATTTATTAAAACCAGAAGGCATTATATTACCAGAGAAAGTATTTTTGATGGGACAACTTATATTCTCAGAAGATTTACCTAAAATAGTATCTGTGAAAGATGCAAATATTCAGTGggaaaaaaatacaacgaataaatcaaattttcataag cataatgaatatattaatattgtgacaaacattaaaaatagatattcaaGTTATAAGATTGcagaatatattaatgaatataag ATAGATCAAATATTTGACTTAAATTTAAGTCTGTATTCTTATATACCTTTATCTGAAGTACATacattaatagaaataagagaaaatgaaaaaacgcAATCTGTtgtaaattttagaaaaataggcaataataataagcaaTTATATCCAAATGCTCTTATTTGTTGGTATAAAATTGAACTTACATCAGATCATGTAcattatacaaaaagaaatgattcttTTATGAATCACATGGCATTAGTGTTAGAGGATGAATTGCAAAATATGATTCAAGCAGATAATGAAGTAAAGATTAAAATACAACAAGTCAAAGGTCTA CTCTCTCAAACAATGCTTTTGCAGCTTCTGAATTTAAAGCTGAAACTCTTCTACATCTTAACGCGTATAATATTTCCTCTTCTGTATATAATCGAGGAGTTTTATCTATATTAG